Proteins encoded in a region of the Stieleria neptunia genome:
- a CDS encoding sulfatase-like hydrolase/transferase: MTRFLAILAACVVASAIPSRAAERPNIVVIMADDLGLGDVSFHVRSIQKQKPIVETPTLDALAARSLWFTDGHSATALCAPTRYAVMSGNNNYRSYAPWGVWSTFGQSAFKQGHATLGTVVRDAGYQTGFVGKWHLGGDFYVPGSEEIYRGKKNGDLTGKVDMTRLISGGPKDCGFDYDFTTPCGIQGPIYLLYENQVWSPLADDSHIVFLSEENAIDPKSISDKGPGLGDSNWDTREIGKLLSAKAADFIKHSAAGDDPFFLYYCSPMVHLPHCPPDEFDGKPIKGETPTRHLDMILDLDMQVKRIVDALDASGELQNTLIVVTSDNGGLSDGAAGKQGHFSNGGWNGNKNSPLEGGHRVPFFAVWPGHINPGITDELAVNQDLVATLAALVGTKIPDGQAMDSLNLLPLLLGQDDFQPRDYLAMQAGSKNEVMFRKEGWKLILQSDHQLSKFEPIALFNLDKNPTEHPAGNKVDDPAHAQRVEQLRNEYLRIRQSGQVSAEQPSLNFKALVQPVPASAKFIDPDYYIWGGSMARDADGKCHLLYSRWPRELGHNAWVTHSEIAHAVADDPLGPYTHVDVALPPRGSQYWDGMCTHNPTVHQFDGKYYLYYMGNFGDGNATAKLNSIHRNHQRIGVAVADNLSGPWKRFDQPVIDISESSDAPDALMTSNPSILRRADGTYVLIYKAVGKKGRLPFGGPVVHLAATSDSPTGPFTKQLKPLFTAPGVKFPAEDPYVWFDGQQCWAIVNDHNGHFNQTGEDSLALFTSNDGLDWSVASHPWVLQRKVTWADGSEQSFHRLERPQLWLENGVPKVLFCAAEETKQKTHSFNVHIPLTPIQ, from the coding sequence ATGACCAGATTCTTAGCCATTCTCGCCGCTTGCGTCGTCGCATCAGCGATTCCGTCTCGTGCGGCCGAGCGTCCTAATATCGTCGTCATCATGGCGGACGATCTGGGTCTGGGCGATGTCAGCTTTCATGTGCGCTCCATCCAAAAACAGAAGCCTATCGTTGAAACCCCGACGCTCGATGCGCTCGCCGCGCGATCGCTTTGGTTCACTGACGGCCACTCGGCGACCGCATTGTGTGCTCCGACTCGTTACGCGGTGATGAGCGGCAACAACAACTATCGTTCCTACGCTCCGTGGGGTGTCTGGAGCACGTTTGGTCAGTCCGCGTTCAAGCAAGGGCACGCGACGCTGGGCACGGTCGTGCGTGATGCCGGCTATCAAACCGGATTCGTCGGCAAGTGGCACCTTGGCGGCGACTTTTATGTTCCCGGAAGCGAGGAGATCTACCGCGGCAAAAAGAATGGCGACTTGACCGGCAAGGTCGACATGACACGTCTGATTTCGGGCGGCCCGAAAGACTGCGGGTTCGATTATGACTTCACCACGCCCTGCGGAATCCAGGGGCCGATTTACCTGCTGTACGAAAACCAGGTTTGGAGTCCCTTGGCTGACGATTCACACATCGTTTTCCTCAGCGAGGAGAACGCGATCGACCCCAAAAGCATCAGCGACAAGGGGCCGGGGCTCGGTGATTCAAACTGGGACACACGCGAAATCGGCAAGCTGCTGTCGGCCAAAGCGGCCGACTTCATCAAACATTCCGCTGCCGGTGACGATCCGTTCTTTCTGTACTATTGCTCGCCGATGGTGCATCTTCCGCACTGCCCACCGGACGAATTTGATGGGAAACCGATCAAAGGCGAAACGCCGACACGTCACTTGGACATGATTCTCGACTTGGACATGCAAGTGAAGCGAATCGTCGATGCGCTGGACGCTTCTGGAGAGTTGCAGAACACGCTGATCGTGGTGACGTCGGACAACGGCGGTCTCAGCGACGGTGCGGCGGGCAAGCAGGGTCACTTTTCCAACGGCGGATGGAACGGCAACAAGAACTCACCGCTAGAAGGTGGGCATCGCGTTCCGTTCTTTGCCGTTTGGCCAGGGCACATCAATCCGGGCATCACCGACGAGTTGGCGGTCAACCAGGATCTCGTTGCGACGCTTGCGGCGTTGGTTGGAACGAAAATCCCTGACGGACAGGCAATGGATTCGCTGAACCTGCTACCGCTCCTGCTGGGACAGGATGATTTTCAGCCTCGCGACTACCTGGCGATGCAGGCTGGCAGCAAAAACGAAGTGATGTTCCGCAAAGAGGGTTGGAAACTGATCCTGCAAAGCGATCATCAGCTATCGAAATTTGAACCGATCGCGTTGTTCAACTTGGATAAAAACCCGACCGAGCATCCAGCAGGGAACAAAGTCGATGATCCTGCACATGCTCAGCGGGTCGAGCAACTGAGAAACGAATACCTACGCATCCGCCAAAGCGGTCAAGTCTCCGCCGAACAGCCAAGTCTCAACTTCAAGGCGTTGGTTCAGCCGGTACCGGCTTCGGCCAAATTCATTGATCCCGACTACTACATCTGGGGCGGCAGCATGGCTCGCGATGCTGACGGAAAATGTCACTTGCTTTACAGCCGCTGGCCGCGTGAACTGGGCCACAACGCTTGGGTCACGCACAGCGAGATCGCTCATGCCGTTGCCGACGATCCGCTGGGGCCGTACACGCACGTCGATGTCGCCTTGCCGCCACGAGGCTCCCAGTACTGGGACGGCATGTGTACCCACAACCCGACGGTGCATCAGTTCGATGGCAAATACTATCTTTATTACATGGGAAATTTCGGTGACGGCAATGCGACCGCAAAGCTGAATTCGATTCACCGCAACCACCAACGCATTGGTGTTGCGGTGGCGGACAACCTCAGCGGCCCGTGGAAGCGGTTCGACCAACCCGTTATCGACATCAGCGAATCATCGGACGCACCGGATGCACTGATGACCAGCAATCCGTCGATCCTGCGACGAGCCGATGGCACCTACGTCCTGATCTACAAAGCGGTCGGCAAGAAGGGTCGGTTACCCTTCGGCGGTCCCGTCGTGCATCTGGCTGCAACCTCTGACTCGCCCACCGGGCCGTTCACGAAACAGCTGAAACCGCTGTTCACTGCACCGGGCGTCAAGTTTCCGGCCGAAGATCCGTATGTTTGGTTCGACGGCCAGCAGTGTTGGGCCATCGTCAACGATCACAACGGCCATTTCAACCAAACCGGCGAAGACTCATTGGCGTTGTTCACCTCAAACGACGGACTCGATTGGTCCGTCGCGTCTCATCCATGGGTGTTGCAACGAAAAGTGACATGGGCTGATGGCAGCGAACAATCGTTCCATCGACTGGAACGTCCGCAACTTTGGTTGGAAAACGGCGTGCCGAAGGTGCTGTTCTGTGCCGCTGAAGAAACCAAACAGAAGACGCATTCCTTCAACGTTCACATCCCGCTGACGCCGATTCAATGA
- a CDS encoding arylsulfatase encodes MKSSVALSVGILLLVAFAGFAEAETLKGSRPNIVLVMTDDQGMGDLSCMGNKVVKTPHIDHFYEQATRFTDFQVSPTCAPTRAALMSGRAPFKNGVTHTIMQRERMALSTFTMPQALQNAGYKTGIFGKWHLGDEEAYLPGSRGFDEVLIHGAGGIGQVPLGDFPPNKENVYFDNVLLHNDTIVQTKGFCTDLFFQSGLAWIKEQHQSGNPYFAYIALNAPHAPLVAPEKYTERFLDLGWDKGTAGRYGMIENIDDNFGRMMEKLDQWGALDHTLVIFMTDNGATHLSGKLNGKRVKHFNADLKGGKNSPNEGGSHVPAFWYWKGVLGEGVDIDALAAHIDLYPTFCDLAGAKLPDDAQEFDGRSLLPLLKDPKAEWADRELFFHCGRWPTGDQDKFKFQKCAVRTDRWRFVNNEQLYDISADPGETTDVADSHSDVVGNLRMSYDAWWASVTPLLVNENLPRVKPAEQPLAIRYHKQLEQKGIPEWAPEGI; translated from the coding sequence ATGAAGTCATCTGTTGCATTGAGCGTGGGAATCCTCCTGCTAGTCGCCTTCGCTGGTTTCGCGGAAGCAGAAACCCTCAAGGGCAGTCGTCCGAACATCGTGCTGGTCATGACCGACGATCAAGGGATGGGCGATCTTTCCTGTATGGGAAACAAAGTCGTCAAGACGCCGCACATCGACCACTTCTATGAGCAGGCAACGCGTTTTACCGATTTTCAAGTTAGCCCCACATGCGCGCCGACCCGAGCCGCACTGATGAGCGGACGTGCTCCGTTTAAGAACGGCGTCACACACACCATCATGCAGCGAGAGCGGATGGCGCTGAGTACGTTCACGATGCCGCAGGCTTTGCAGAACGCCGGTTACAAAACGGGGATCTTCGGCAAGTGGCACCTGGGTGACGAGGAAGCGTATTTGCCCGGCAGCCGTGGCTTTGACGAAGTCCTGATCCATGGGGCCGGAGGAATCGGACAAGTCCCGCTGGGCGATTTTCCGCCTAATAAAGAAAATGTCTACTTCGACAACGTGCTGCTGCACAACGACACGATTGTCCAGACCAAGGGCTTTTGCACGGATCTGTTTTTTCAATCCGGTTTGGCTTGGATCAAGGAGCAACATCAATCGGGCAATCCCTACTTTGCCTACATCGCACTCAACGCGCCACATGCGCCGCTGGTTGCCCCAGAGAAATACACCGAGCGGTTTTTGGATCTAGGCTGGGACAAGGGAACGGCGGGCCGCTACGGAATGATCGAAAACATCGACGACAATTTCGGTCGCATGATGGAAAAACTTGACCAGTGGGGCGCACTTGATCACACGTTGGTCATTTTCATGACCGACAACGGGGCGACTCATTTGAGCGGCAAGTTGAACGGCAAGAGGGTCAAGCACTTCAACGCCGACCTGAAAGGCGGCAAGAATTCGCCCAACGAAGGCGGTTCGCACGTGCCCGCGTTCTGGTATTGGAAAGGTGTGTTGGGAGAAGGCGTCGACATCGATGCGCTGGCGGCACACATTGATCTGTACCCGACGTTTTGTGACCTGGCGGGCGCGAAGTTGCCTGATGATGCGCAAGAATTTGACGGGCGGTCACTCTTGCCGTTGTTGAAAGATCCCAAGGCCGAGTGGGCCGACCGCGAACTGTTCTTCCATTGTGGTCGTTGGCCGACTGGTGATCAGGATAAGTTCAAGTTCCAAAAGTGCGCGGTGCGGACCGATCGCTGGCGTTTCGTCAACAACGAACAGCTCTACGACATTTCTGCCGATCCGGGTGAGACGACGGATGTTGCCGACTCGCATTCTGACGTCGTCGGCAATTTGCGCATGTCCTACGACGCTTGGTGGGCGTCCGTGACTCCGCTGTTGGTCAACGAAAACCTGCCCAGGGTCAAGCCGGCGGAACAGCCGTTGGCGATCCGCTACCACAAACAACTCGAACAAAAAGGGATCCCTGAATGGGCGCCGGAAGGAATCTGA